ACTGGGCCGCGCAGGCGAGCCTCACCCGCGAGCTGCTCGCAAGGGTCGGCCTGGAAGGCCTCGACATCCACGCGGGCGTCGACGTGATCTCCCCGCTCGAGCGCACCCAGGTCGCCATCGCACGGGCCCTGCACGGCTGGAGCGAGGGCGCCCACGGGCTGCTCATCCTCGACGAGCCGACCGCCGCGCTGCCGGCCGAGCAGGCCGAGGACCTCTTCACCCTCGTCCGCCGGCTCCGCGACACCGGGGTGGCCATCGTCTACGTCTCCCACCGGCTCGACGACCTGGTCTCCATCGCCGACCACGTGACCGTCCTGCGCGACGGCCGCTCGGTCGCCACCACCTCGATGGAGGGGCTGACCCACGACGACCTGGTCGGGCTCATGCTCGGCAAGGAGGCGGCGGCCAAGGCCCACGCCGTCGTGCGCTCGCACGCCGTCGAGGACGGGCGTCCCCCGGCCGTCGTCGACGGCAAGCACGGCCGCACCCTGCGCGTGTCGGGCCTCGTCGGCGCGGAGCTGCGGGGCCTCGACTTCACCGTCGCTCCCGGCGAGGTGGTCGGCGTGACCGGCATCGTCGGCGCCGGGCAGGACGAGCTGCCCTACCTGCTGGTCGGCGCCCGCAAGGCCGCGGCCGGCACCGTCGAGATCGACGGGACGACGTACGACGTGACGCGGCTCGACCCGCGCCGCTGCGCCGGTCTCGGTGTGGCCCTGGTGCCGGCCGACCGGGCCAACGAGGCCGTCCTGCCGCAGACCGACATCACCGACAACATCACGCTCCCTCGCCTCCGGCTGTTCTCCAAGGGGGGCTGGCTGCGCCGCTCCTCCGAGCGTGCGGAGGCGGTGCGCTGGATCGAGCGGCTGTTCATCCAGCCGCAGGACCCGGGCAAGCTCGTCACCGAGCTCAGCGGCGGCAACGCTCAGAAGGTCGTGCTGGCCCGGTGGCTCGGGGTGGCCCGCAACGCGCTGCTGCTCGCCGAGCCCACGGCCGGGGTCGACATCGGCGCCAAGAGCCTGATCTACAGCCATCTCCGGGCCGCGGCCGCGGAGGGACTGCCCATCGTCGTGTGCTCCACCGACGCCATGGACCTCGAGCAGCTCTGCACCCGGGTCCTCGTGCTCTCGGACGGTCGGCTCAAGGCCGAGCTCACCGGGGCCGACATCAACGAAGACACCATCAACCACGCTGTTCTGTCCGCGACGGAGGCATCCGCATGACCACCCTGACCATCGACCGCAGGGCCGAGTGGAAGCGTCGTCTGAGCTTCTCGAACCTCAGCGTCGTCTACATCCTCGTGGCGCTGGTGGTCTTCTTCGGAGTCTGGAAGACCGACCTCTTCCTCACCTACGACACCTTCAGCGGGATGCTCAACCAGAACGCCATCCAGGCGCTGATGGCCCTCTCGCTCATCATGGCGCTGTCCAGCGGGGTCTTCGACCTCTCGATCGGCTACGTCATGAGCCTGACCTCGATGCTCACCGCCTACCTGGTCAGCCCGCAGTACGGCAACCTCCTCCCGAGCTCGGCGATCGCGATCGCGCTCGCGGTGGCGCTCCTGGCCGGCGTGGTCAACGCGATCGTCGTGGTGATCTTCAAGATCGACTCGTTCATCGGCACCCTCGCGACCGGCTCGATCTTCTACTCCGCGGCGGTCTACGTCACCGACAACGTGCCGATCTCGGTGGGCACCTCGACGATCCGCAGCCTCGGCAGCTGGAACGTCGCGAGCCTGGGTGCCCCGGTCTTCGTGGTGGCCGTGGTGATGGTCGTGCTGTGGTATCTCATGGGCCACACGCCCACCGGCCGCGCCGTCTACGCCACCGGGCTGGGCCCGGAGGCCGCCCGTCTGGCCGGCATCCGCACCAAGCGCATCCAGTTCACCTCGCTGCTGGTCTCGGCCCTCGTCGCCGGGGTCGCCGGGGTCCTGGCGACGGCGAAGTTCAGCCAGGGCTCGGCGGGCGTCGGCGCGCCGTACCTCATCCAGGCGTTCGCCGCGGTCTTCCTCGGCGCCACGCTGTTCCGCGGCAGCCTCTTCAACGCCGTCGGCACCGTCATCGCGGTCATCATGCTCGGCACGATCACGGTCGGCCTGGCACTGGCCGGCGTGGTCCAGCAGTGGGTGCCCTACGCCTTCCAGGGCCTCATCCTCATCTCCGCCCTCGGCCTCGGCGGACTGCGCCGCCGGCCCAAGGCGCCGACCGCCGCGGAGGTGGAGCCCGCTCCGTCCGCGGAGGTGCCCGCCCAGCCCGACGGCGTGCCCACGCACGTCTGACCCAGCCCGACACCGCACGTCCCCCGATCGCCCAGAGCCTCTGTGCGACACCTGTTCCGCGCACGGCGGAGCTCACCAAGGAGAGAACATGAAGATGTCCACCAGGTCCGGCGGTCTCGCCGCGGCCCTCGCCGGCTTCGCGCTCGTGCTGAGCGCCTGCTCGGCCCAGGCGCCCGCCGACTCGAAGGGCAGCGGCGACTCGTCGTCCACGTCGTCCTCCGGCGGCGACGCGCTGCCCAACACCACGGGACAGAAGACCCTGGACGCGATCGAGGCCAACACCGGCGTCGACGGGGCCAAGAAGCTGCTGGCGATGTGGACCGCGACCCCCACCACGATCGGCATCACCGAGCCGGTCAAGGGCAAGATCCCGAGCGGCAAGAAGATCGCCTTCATGAACTGCGGCGTCGAGGTCTGCATCGCCCTCGGCAAGGCCGTCAAGGAGGCCGCCACGGTGCTCGGCTGGACCGTCGAGGACGTCAACGTGGGCGCGAGCCCCGACGAGATCAGCGGCGCCTGGAACCGCGTCGCCGCCGGCGACTACGACGGCGTGATCGCCTCGGGACTGCCGAGCGTGCTGTTCGCCGACGCGGTCGACAAGCTGAAGAAGAAGGGCGTGCCGATCGCCGAGTGCTGCGTGGCCGACGACAACCCCGGCATCACCGCCATCGTGGGCGACTCCACGGTCCCGCCGACCGGCAAGCAGTACGCCGCCTGGGTCGCCGCCGACTCCGACGGCAAAGCCAACACCCTGTGGGTCGGCTCCGCGGACTTCCCGATCATCGCGACGCTGAAGTCCAACTTCGACGAGGGCATGAAGAGCTGGTGCCCCGACTGCAAGGTCGCCGACATCGACATCCCGGCCGCCGAGATCGGGACCACGATGCCGACCAAGATCGCCGCCTACGTCCGCTCGCACCCCGACGTGAACTACATCGCCCTGGGCTACGACGGCTTCGCCACCGGCCTGCCGCAGGCGCTCCAGGACGCCGGCGTGGCCGACAAGGTGAAGTTCATCGGTGACGACGCGCTGCCCATGAACAAGCAGATGGTGATGGACGGCCAGCAGGGCGCGAGCATCGCGTTCCCGATCTACGAGGAGATGTACGCCGCGGTCGACGCCCTCGCCCGGACCTTCGTCGGCGAGTCGGTGGAGCCCTCCCTGTCGATGATGCCCCTGCAGATCTACACCAAGGACAACATCAACGACCCGTCGAAGTTCGAGCCGCTGGTGCCCGACTACAAGGAGCAGTTCATGAAGCTGTGGGGCAAGTGAGCCCTCACCGCTCGAGCTGACCCGAACCCGGGTCCGGCCGGCCGTCTGCACGCCGGCCGGACCCGCCACCACCGAAGGGGAACCATGTCGCGTCCCGAGGTCGACACCGACGTCGACGAGTTCCGAGCCCGGAGTCGAGCCTGGCTCGAGTCCACCGGGCTCGACCGCAGGGATGGGCGCTGCGACGGGCGGCACGACGTGGTCTCCGTGTTCCACGACCTCCCGCACGACGAGGAGCTCGCCCTGCTGGAGCGGCTCTGCGCCTGGCAGCGCACCAAGCACGACGCGGGGTTCGCCGCGATCACCTGGCCGGCGCCGTACGGTCCCGGGCTCTCCCCGGCGCACGAGGAGGCCTTCGTCTCCGAGGAGCTGGCCTGGGCGACCCCCGGGGCGCACGAGCTGCTCACGGTGACGCTCAACCTGGTCGCGCCCACGCTGCGCGAGCTCGCCTCGCACGACCTGTGCGCGGAGCTGGTCGGCCCGTTCCTGCGCGGGGACCAGCTGGCCTGCCAGCTCTTCTCCGAGCCGGGCGCGGGCTCCGACCTGGCCAATGTTTCGACCCGTGCGGTGCGCGACGGAGACGACTGGATCGTCACCGGGCAGAAGGTGTGGTCCTCGGGCGCGCAGTTCGCCGGGTGGGGCGAGCTGATCGCACGCACGGACCCGGCGGCCCCCAAGCACAGCGGGCTGACGGCCTTCATGGTCCCGCTCGACAGCCCGGGTATCGACGTCCGGCCCCTGCGCCAGATGAGCGGGGGCCAGAGCTTCAACGAGGTCTTCCTCGACTCGGTGCGCATCCCGGACCGCTATCGCATCGGCGAGGTGGGACAGGGCTGGAAGGTCGCGCTCACCACGCTCGGGTTCGAGCGCGGTGACAGCGCCAACCAGGCCCTGGTCGGCGGCGACTGGCGGCGGGCGTTCGCGGTCGCGCAGCGCACCGGCGCCGACCGGGACCCCCTCGTGCGGCAGCTCATGGCCGAGACGTACGTCGCGTGGCGGCTGGGCGCCGTCGCCTCGGCCCGCGACGAGAAGGACGAGGCCGAGGGACGCGCGTCCGGCGCGATCGGCTCCGTGCGCAAGCTGCAGTGGCTGCACCGGATGCAGAGCGTGTCCGACCTGACCCGCGAGGCGCTCGGTGCCGACCTCGCCGTCGACTCCGGGGCGCCCGACGCCTTCGAGTGGACCCAGCAGCTGCTGGGCGTGCCGGGCTACCGCATCGCCGGGGGCTCGGACCAGATCCAGAAGAACATCATCGGGGAGCGCCTCCTCGGCCTCCCCGCCGAACCCCGGACAGACCGGGACAAGCCGTGGCGGGAGACCCGACGATGAGTGCTCATGCAGGTGTGCTGGA
This genomic window from Nocardioides marmoribigeumensis contains:
- a CDS encoding sugar ABC transporter ATP-binding protein — protein: MSETTTVDRPIEQMPLVRIENLSKTFPGQRALDQVDLDIRVGEVHALLGQNGSGKSTLIKVLTGFHAPDDGVRVSVDGAEGAFTRTGPSPLDGEVLNVRAVHQHLGLVPQLSVVDNVALCTGYLRAPGGRIDWAAQASLTRELLARVGLEGLDIHAGVDVISPLERTQVAIARALHGWSEGAHGLLILDEPTAALPAEQAEDLFTLVRRLRDTGVAIVYVSHRLDDLVSIADHVTVLRDGRSVATTSMEGLTHDDLVGLMLGKEAAAKAHAVVRSHAVEDGRPPAVVDGKHGRTLRVSGLVGAELRGLDFTVAPGEVVGVTGIVGAGQDELPYLLVGARKAAAGTVEIDGTTYDVTRLDPRRCAGLGVALVPADRANEAVLPQTDITDNITLPRLRLFSKGGWLRRSSERAEAVRWIERLFIQPQDPGKLVTELSGGNAQKVVLARWLGVARNALLLAEPTAGVDIGAKSLIYSHLRAAAAEGLPIVVCSTDAMDLEQLCTRVLVLSDGRLKAELTGADINEDTINHAVLSATEASA
- a CDS encoding ABC transporter permease gives rise to the protein MTTLTIDRRAEWKRRLSFSNLSVVYILVALVVFFGVWKTDLFLTYDTFSGMLNQNAIQALMALSLIMALSSGVFDLSIGYVMSLTSMLTAYLVSPQYGNLLPSSAIAIALAVALLAGVVNAIVVVIFKIDSFIGTLATGSIFYSAAVYVTDNVPISVGTSTIRSLGSWNVASLGAPVFVVAVVMVVLWYLMGHTPTGRAVYATGLGPEAARLAGIRTKRIQFTSLLVSALVAGVAGVLATAKFSQGSAGVGAPYLIQAFAAVFLGATLFRGSLFNAVGTVIAVIMLGTITVGLALAGVVQQWVPYAFQGLILISALGLGGLRRRPKAPTAAEVEPAPSAEVPAQPDGVPTHV
- a CDS encoding sugar ABC transporter substrate-binding protein translates to MKMSTRSGGLAAALAGFALVLSACSAQAPADSKGSGDSSSTSSSGGDALPNTTGQKTLDAIEANTGVDGAKKLLAMWTATPTTIGITEPVKGKIPSGKKIAFMNCGVEVCIALGKAVKEAATVLGWTVEDVNVGASPDEISGAWNRVAAGDYDGVIASGLPSVLFADAVDKLKKKGVPIAECCVADDNPGITAIVGDSTVPPTGKQYAAWVAADSDGKANTLWVGSADFPIIATLKSNFDEGMKSWCPDCKVADIDIPAAEIGTTMPTKIAAYVRSHPDVNYIALGYDGFATGLPQALQDAGVADKVKFIGDDALPMNKQMVMDGQQGASIAFPIYEEMYAAVDALARTFVGESVEPSLSMMPLQIYTKDNINDPSKFEPLVPDYKEQFMKLWGK
- a CDS encoding acyl-CoA dehydrogenase family protein, with the protein product MSRPEVDTDVDEFRARSRAWLESTGLDRRDGRCDGRHDVVSVFHDLPHDEELALLERLCAWQRTKHDAGFAAITWPAPYGPGLSPAHEEAFVSEELAWATPGAHELLTVTLNLVAPTLRELASHDLCAELVGPFLRGDQLACQLFSEPGAGSDLANVSTRAVRDGDDWIVTGQKVWSSGAQFAGWGELIARTDPAAPKHSGLTAFMVPLDSPGIDVRPLRQMSGGQSFNEVFLDSVRIPDRYRIGEVGQGWKVALTTLGFERGDSANQALVGGDWRRAFAVAQRTGADRDPLVRQLMAETYVAWRLGAVASARDEKDEAEGRASGAIGSVRKLQWLHRMQSVSDLTREALGADLAVDSGAPDAFEWTQQLLGVPGYRIAGGSDQIQKNIIGERLLGLPAEPRTDRDKPWRETRR